CTCAACTCGTCCAACTCGATCAGAATGGACATACTTCCTACCAATTGGATTGCACTCTCTCTTGTGTGCCTGCTCATCCATCACAGAATTGTTTCCTGTTACCCCGATGGAACAGCATTCCTTACCACCTTGGAGGATCTATCACAAGCTCGAGACAGAAGCTCGGCACATAGACCCATTTGCAGTAATAAAAGAGAAAACTCAACGAACAACATGAAGCAAATCTGAAGCTAGGACAGGAGGAGTCCAACCAACTACTGAGGTGCTCTTCATTAAGCTGATCATAACAAAACAACGCTGCATGTGATGTGAGCAAGCAACTGAAGAGATTATAACGTAGAGGCAGAAATGAAGAGGGGCCTCATAATAACGTTGAATAAAAGGAAATGGGGTCCTAATTAAAGCGGCGAAAGGAAATCAAGCTGTACAATTAGGAACGAATTAAGGCACTGCATTGCTGAAAGCATATGCAGAGAAAACAACTACTCCAGTTCATCACGAACCTAATCACATTTGCTTGCAACAAGCCGAGGCAATCATCTGTGAAGAATATCTGAGGAAGCTAAAGCAGTTCGTAGCAGTTCTCGATCTCATTCCTTGGTGAGGATTTTGTAGGTCTATTTCTCTGTAGATTTTCAGCTTGGGAATCCTGTTAGCAACCCACTGCTCGGCTCGCTCAATTATACCATTAGATTGGTTGTCAGTTACAGACAATCGATATTGCTAGTCCAATTGATAATCTACCGTTGAATTGATTTTCTTAGTACAATTGATAATCTTGAAAGAAAATATTTTCCAGGAACCGAAAGAGAGGCAATAATTGCGACCGTTGATGTTATGCGAAAAAGGAGCGAGTGAGCGGTGGTTGGTTGTTTTTGTGGGCTTTTTGCATACAAAATGCTACTTATAATTTATCTTATGTTTCATGTAGCCATCAGTTTTGCACTTGTGTATGTAACCTTGAGGCATGAAGAACAATATGAACATCTGAGCGTTTGTGGCTCTATCTCTCACGAGCTCGAAAGCAGGAGTTGCAGCAAGAAGAGAAAGCTTAACGAATAGGATGAAGCAAATCTGGAGCTACAACAGGAGTTGAACAAACTGCCTTTCATTGTACGAGCCTTGACTGAATAAGCAAGTGCCAAGCAAAGCAAAACAAGCCAGCATGAGTTCAATCAACTCTTAATTAATAAGCCAGTAGAAACAAAACGATGCTGTATGTGAACAATCAAATAAACGTAGAGGCAGCCATTTATTGTACGAGTCTTGACAAATAGTTTCTGAAAGCATATGCAGAAAGAATAGCAAATACAGTAGTTTGTCATGAACAATCATGCGGAGGCCTCCGTCTAGCAAAGGCCAGAATCTGAACATACGTTGGAGGGATTGTGCCGTCGTTTATTGGGAGCTGCGGTGGTACAGTGATTGTTGGTGACTGCGACGGGCGACGGCACAGAGAATTGTTTGTTGCCTATCGGAATGTTGGAACAACATTCACAGCAACTGATGGAATTACAGTACCTGACTCCAGGATTTTGTTCAAGCCCTGAAATTGGGGAAGTAAGAAGGATAGATTAAACAATGTGATAACTAGCGTATTCAGGGAAAGAGGATTCATGGTCTTCCAAGCCTTGGCTGACATGGATTTGAATGGTGGGACATTTTGGATGGGCTTCTGCTGCGCGCCTCAGCCAAGCCTTGGCTGTCTCCATCTCTTCATCGCTGGAATTCTCACACCACAGAGAAACCCGGACATGCTCGAGAGAAGGGAGGTGGCCCATGCCGCAGTCAACCTGACCACTCGCGATCGACCGCGCAGAGACCTTGAAGTCAAGGCGTTGAACCCTTGGCATAGCTCCAGGTGGAAAAAGGCACGGCGGTGTCAGAAACCCTCTGAATACGCAGCTTCTCGCAGATGGGAATGCATTGGCCCTCACAACCAACCTTCCCATCACGCGTTTTGCAGCAAGTCGCAGAAACCGAAGAGCAGGCAGCATCCCAATGATCCGAATGTCATCCCCTTGCAGTTCTTCCACATCTATTTTCATGGTGGAGAGGTGGGGAAGCGAACTTGAATTAACCCACTTTGGAAGTCTCGAGAACCACGCAGGAAAAGAGGGACACCATGAATAAAAACTACGGAGGTTTGGAGGGGGCACCCAGCTTTCACGCATGCGATCTATCAATCCGCCACCATAAATAATAGACAAATTTTGCAATTTGTGCAGGTTGCCTAGAGACTTGATTAATATATCAATCAAATCCTCGTTCATGTTAGCACAGTCAATACTGAGTGTCCTAACCTCTGTCAGATGAATCAGCTCTTCCGCAATGTGAGGAGATGAGGGTAAGCCTACTTGTTCCAGCACTTCAAGGGACATCAAGCTCCCCATTCCTTTTGGCGGCCTCACCCTATAATTGACACGTAGGCATATCAAATTTCTGAGCTGAACAACACTTGCAGGTAATTCTTTTATACTAGTGTCTCTTATATCCAGTGTCTGCAAAAGCTGCAACTTGCCTATGTCCATTGGGAGTTCGCGAACATCTGCATCCTTGAGCCCTAGGTACCTTAGGTGAATTAAATTCCCTACATACTTGAGGCTGATGCCAGAGCTACTTTCATGGCTGCCACAATTTCCAAGATCCAGCACACGCAAAAATTGAAAGCTTGAGAGAGATGGCAACCAATCACAGGTAACAGGAGAAAAAACAGCAAAGGTCCTCACTTTTGACAGGCTAGTGCTTTCAATCTGATGGTTCTGAACCTTTGCCTTGATATTATGAAGTGATAACCTGCGAAATTTTCTTTGCGGATTAGGTGCATTCCACTCCGCATTATCCAATATGGAGATAAAATTCTCCTCACTTGACAGCGAGCATATAAGGTCAAGCACCATATCATGTATACGGCAAGTTACTACTGTTCCTTCATAATTGGTTTCCGCTGGCTGGATCAAGCTCCTGTTCATAAGCTCGTTGAAGTAGCTCTTTCCGATCTCAAACAGCCTGGTTTCATCTTTGTCACATTGGATAAACCCTTCAGCAAGCCACCTCCATATCAGCAAATCTCTGTTAATCTCAAAGTCTTCAGGAAAGATGCTTAGGTATAACAAACAAGCCTTCAGATGCGAAGGCAAATCATAATAGCTGAGTGATAATATCCTCTTCATGTCCTTCACAATACCACCTTCTGTAACTCCACGGCCCATCGAACTGTGCACATGCATCCATTCTTCTTTCTGCTTTATCCTTTGGTTACTGACTAGAAGGCTAGCTATTGTAATGATGGCTAATGGTACTCCACCACATTTCTTCAGTATCTCTCTTGATACTGCTCGCAAATCTTCTGGACATTTCTCCTCGCTTTGAAATATTCTTCTATGCAAGAGTATCTGCGACTCTTCATCGGAAAGAGGTTTCATTTTGTGAATCATGTCATCACTGGAAGAGAGACATGCTTCAGACACACTCATATTGCGGGTTGTTGTGATTACCCGACTATGAAGTTTGTTTTTATACAAAGCACAATTTATACATCTCCATATTTGTTCTTCCCATATATCATCGATTACGATGAGGTACCTATGTCAAATATTTTGATATCATTAGTTGGCAAGTCATCTATATACAACTAAAGTTTGTAACAAGGATAAACTGTAAGGTACTAAAGCAAACCATAGGCTTATATAACCACTAAGGATATGCATGTAAAAATATTAAGAAATGCAACAGAAATTGCTTAAAAGTATACATGAATAACAAAAATAAGGCGTGTGCGCAAAAAAGAAAGAAGTAGAATTTGGTAAAAAAGAACAAAACTACTACAGATATAAAAGCTATGTTTTAAAGGCGTCTCTAAGGCGACGCCTAGGCGTCGAGGCGCCCCCCAGCGCTTTGCAAATATGCCCGCTTTAGGCGCCTAGGCGTCGAAGCGCGCCCCCAGCGCCTTAAAGCAAGGCGTCGCCTTTAAAACATAGTATAAAAGTATAACAAATAAGGAATGAAGATATGAAACTCAGTATACATCTCACTACTTCACACATTTCCGAAATATATACAAAAGGACACAAGCACTACGTGATGCATACCTCTTATCCACAAGGTAATCACTGATTTGCTTGATGAGTAGATTTTCATCCCGTGTTGTATTATGAATGTCACTGAACTTTTCAGTGTCAAGGCCATAGAGTAAGTCCTTGAAAACTTTCTTGATATCTGGGTTCTGACCCACGAGGACAAAAGCCACACAATCAAATTGGGTTTTGATCTTCTCATAGACTGCTTTGGTGAGCGTTGTCTTGCCTAGCCCACCAACACCAACAATAGAGATCGTCTTCAATTGCTCCTTGGGACTCCCGTCCTCACAAATCAGTGTTTTGATAAGCTCATCCCTTGTGCGGTCAACCCCAACAAGCTCCTCTACATTTTTGTGTAGAGCTAACACACGAGGGTCAATGGTAGCACCGCTGGTAGTGCTACACATGTCAAGCTCATACCTTTTACGTAGGTCCGCCAACTCCTTGGCAAGATCCTGAGCTTCTTCAATGGCATCACATATTTGATGAAGTGCTTTGCCCTTAACAAACAGTTTGGTGGTCTTCTTGAGGAACTTCTTGACTCGAGTCCTCATGTCCGTTGGCTTACTGCCTGAACCCTCACCAACACGCACCAGGAAGTCGTCAACAGCGTCTTCCATGTCACAAGACAGGTCTCTCACCTTGCCAGCCCAAATCCGGACCGGCTCCTGGAGCTGATACAGCGgcaccttgccaacctcacgaagTACGGCGTGCATCATCTCCAACTCTATAAGGAGTGACTGTACACCTTTCTTTACTCGGTTCTCCAGGTTGTATTCTCTGGCGAGCAGCTCACCGAGCTTACGGAGGACAGGGGTCAATGCCCGAGCAGCAGCCTCCATATCACAATCCTTTATTTGTCTTTGCTCCCGATCTACGCACCACTATACCACTGTCCTTGGGTTGAACTTCTGTAATGCAAACATAAAGGTTTTCAGAAGACATAATGGGCAAAACCTGAACTTGGTGGTTGGTGCGAGTAACAGCAAACTGTGCACATATGCATTGCCGCTTTGGCTATCCAAAGCAGAAGTAGAAGTGTACCCTGAATATCAGCTCCTTCAAATCCAATTTGCAGAATCCTTTGCAACAGCTACCCAAGATGAACTAGTGGAGAATAGATCCAGTTCTGCACGTCATAAATCCACATCAGAATCATCAAAATGACTAAAAAGGAAGAAAGTTGTACAGAGGAGCTAACTGTTTTCACAGAACCACTGGATGAGCAAAAGCTGGATATTTTGGTTTGTGAAAGTAAGAGCTCATGTATATGCATTGCATTACCTTTCCAATAAATTGAATAACAACACGTGATGGAATGAAACTAAAGAGTGAAACAACAAGAGATCTGATTTTGGAAAAGCATGATCTGATTTTGGTTGGTCACAGAGTGAAAAGGAAAAAATGCAGCACCCCTCAGAACATGGATAGGTACTAAGCTTTGACCATTGACCATTTTCCCTTTGCTTTATTTTTTGTTCTTATTCTTTACAAAAATTCCCTGATCTACATATTTTAACCGTTTTACTTTGATATTTTAACCTTTTCACTATAAAAAATTTAAATGAAAATAGCAACAAAAGATTAAGGAGGGGAGAACAGATGGCCAAGAGTTGACCCTCTCCTTGCTCTGGATCTACACATATGGCTGTAATGGAAACAAACACAGGTGGCACAAGTTGAAGAAGAGCACCTTCAACACTACACAGCAACTCTGCACCTCCAGTTAGCAAATCCCTCTGCTGAGCGAGAGTGTTCAATAGATCCAACTCTACACATCACGGATCCAAATCAGAACAGGAAAAGAAGAGAGCTGTGCACTAACTAGATCGAGAGCTCAACTGAATGTATTGAACAGCAGAGGAGGAAGAGTACCTTtggcgccgtcgccgtcgccgatTGGGAGGAGACCACCGCTAAAAGTCGCCGCAGAGAGCCAGAGACGAACGAAAGAAGCACCGAGTAGGAGTGGTGTTGTGGATCTGGAGTGATCTGTGGCTGTGCTCATCTCATTCACTCAGCACATCGGTACATTATTGGGCACTGTGCAGACAGCAGCCTTCAATTGGAACAGTTGCGATCACTATTTCAACCGACGTGTGTGGCCCTCGTATTTTGATTCCGGCATTCACGTATCTTAAATCCGAACTCTTAAATTCATGTAAATACATGCACGTGAATCATACAAGCCAATGTCGCACGTAAATATGAAATGTTGGTACGAAGCATAGATAGTGTTTACATAAAATTTATTTTAAGTGACAAACTCAAGCATTGGCTTCTTGCTTGCCATCCACATGTGTTTCACAAGATCATTGAGTAGTTGCGTGTGCACCTGCTGATCTCGAAGATTCTGATGCATTTGCAGAAAGTTCATCAGCTGAGCCACATCTTGATCTTCCGGGATTTCAACTTGTTCTCCAAGTACTTGAAGTTGAGAATATGCTTCACTTGGTGGTCCATTTCCTCTTGCATGCTCATGAGCATAATCATGTCCACTTCTTCATCCGAATCTGAGGAATCGAAGAACTCATCTTCAATCATTTGGTCAAGCTCTGTGGGTCCATACTCCTCATCCGAGGAAGCATCAGAATCCATCCTTTTCCCTAacaaaattacaaaaaaaaagacaatgTGTCAAACACATCAAGCGCCAGGCAGAGCCAGAGAGTTGCCGGACGTACTGCGGTGGCATCCGGGCTAGAGACGACGTCTCCCGCGGCGAAGACGGGAGAGAGGACTGCTCTGCCGGAGCTGCCGGCGCAGAGGCTAGGGACGGCTGTGGAGTGCCGTGGCGACGGAGCTGCGAGCCGGACAAcgcggaggaggaagaagagatgAGAGATCAAATGGATCCGATAGCTCTGGGGGGTGAACTTGATGCAATTTGAGGTGGGGCCGGGCTCTCGGATCCGACGTGGCGGGCGTGCCCGGGCGCCCCCATATCCGTCCCATATTTGGGTTGGATATGAGGGGTGCTGGTCAGTCCGATCGTTTGAGGGCTGTTCGAGGGGGCCATCTGGGTTAAAAAACGTGACCGGGCGGCCCGCCCGAGCATATGGGGCGGGTTTGAGGTGCCCGATTGTAGATGCTCTTATCAAGTAAACAAATCAAAACTGGGACATAAGTAGGAAACCGAGTTGTACAAGACCAACATTGTCGACAAAAAAGCTAGGGAACTTCAGAATTAAGTATGTAGAAAACTTGGACACAGTACAACAATATATTCCAAACTTGATCATGTTTCCCTAATACTAGCAAAAGAGCCCATACATTGTAACGGGAGAAAAAAAACCACATGTGAAACAAACATCATATTTAGATTGTACACATTTTCTAATCAATTGAGGTGTACACAGGTTTGAGGGACCAGTGGACGGCTTCTTTgatggagcggtgcttcatcttaCACATTGATGGCGGCGGATTTCGGCAGCATGGCACAGTGGAGACTCGGCATCCGATGCACGAAGATGAACTCGTGCAGGAGGAGGATGCTGTCTGACGTCGTGGTGGCGTCAATGGCAAAGAGGCCTGACAAGGTCAGTGCGTTAGTTTCTGCTCTGAAGATGGTTGGTGGAGAAGACGGCGGCGACGACACATGAGAGTACGTCGGACCGGTTTGTACCCCATACCCAGTATATGGCTTGGTTGAggcctccggctttagatgttacgCTTTGGTGTGATATCTATTTGGTATTAGACTCGGACTATCGGCACCCCTTAATCaagtggataggagtagcgacagttGCTGCTAAGATGATGGCTTCAGATTAGCTGATGTACTCCTTTGTAAGGTCTTTATGAATAATTAATAATGCCCAGATGCAAAGGCCATGGGTAATCCTCATtttctaaaaataaaaaataaaaatataacaTGTTAAAATTAAAGTTAGGATTTAAAAGATATAAATATATTTTTAAAGAATTTGAATATGTAGCTAAATAATATTTTAAAATGGTTAGCTGGTAAAAATACGTCATATTAATATTATACATATTTTttaatcatttttcatatataacatgctAAACTTGGAATTATAATTTAAAAGATATGAATATTTTTAAAGCATTGAAATCTATCCCTAAACCGAATTTAAAGATGATTGACAtgtaaaataacatcatattcaTATTCTCCACAATTTTTAATCAATCTTCGtatataacatgttaaaattGAAGTTACAGTTTAAAATATATGGTTATTTTAAAAGGAAATATTTATTCTTAATACACTTCGGGGTGATTAACGCATAAGGTATGTAAAACTGCGAAATAACGATTCGTTGTGATTCAAGTATGGATGTCGGGCTAATTAGGATAAACATTAGGGGGTTTGTGTAAAATGCGAAAAATGATTCATTCTCACTTAAAATAGGACCGCGGGTTGAATTCTCAGAAACAGAggaatttttttttgcaaaaatgaCACTGACGTACGACCAGAAGAGTTAGCCGATTTATTATAgaaacatgcccgtgcgttgcaacgagaGACAAAAATATTACGCCCTAGCCAAATAAGTATGTCTCAATACCCTAACATATGAGCATCCTCTATTTAGCATGGTGGTCCACCGTTTTGCCATTTATCTTTCTTCCCACCCTCACAGTCGCTGATAACGGCCCCGATGTCCACATGATGACAATGCATTCGACGTGATAAATCCTAAGGCTATGAGCTTCCCACTGCATGGAGCACTTGTCATCATGCTGCGCAAGGGAATGCTTAAAACTCTAAAAGCAAATTCATCGAGCACAAACTACTACCAACACCTAGACATATAAAGACTTCCCAAAAAGTAATCAAATCCTAGACATAAAAGACTTCATGAATGCCTACTACGAACATTTGTTAGGTTGGGAAgacattttttgaaatgcatgagcagttttcaaattcatgaacagtttttgactcaacaaacattttttgaattcatgagcTTTTAAAAAAATAggggaacaaattttgaaattcgtgatatgtttttgaattttttgtgAACATCTTCTAAAATTTCATGGACAgtttttcagattcacgaatatGTTTTGAATATGCGatcatttttttcaaaatcatgaacattaTTGTATTCCCGACCATTTTTTCCAAATCATTCAAGATTGTATTTTTCAAATTTCATggacatttttttcaaattcctGGATATGATTGGAATGCACGACCATTTTAGAAAATCATGAAAATTTAATTTTTCACGAGATTTTTTTGGAAATAATGATTTTTTATAATATGTGGACAGCTTTTTAAAATGACAAACATTTTACAGTTCCCCGAGTATTTTTTTAATTGACGAACATATTATGACCTTTTTTAAAAAACTTGCAACTTTTAAAAATTTGGAATTTTTCAAAATCCTGAAATAATTTAAAGaacgaaaaataaaaaacaaatgAGAATAGAAAAAGCAAACTACAAAATGGAAAAAAGGGCGTCACACAGCGCGCATGGGCCAGCCCATGAGCTCGTGCAGCGAGGTGAGAAAAGGCGAGAAAAAAGGTGGGTAGACCTAGGGATCAAACCAGGTCTCGAGCGTGGAAGGTTGAGTGCTTAATCATTGGGGCGCTTTCGTGCTTGTGAAATATGAAGATATCACGGTATAAGAACCGTACTCCGTGGTGATCTTGAAATAAAATCGAATCATTTTTCTTCACTTACGGGTGGCAGAGTGGGTAATTTATAGGCAACTCTGGGGGCAATTTCCGTGACATACCGCCAGAAGCAATAGCCCCTTTATTATTATTAGGTAGAGATTAGGTAAAGATTTGTACAATATTTATGTCATTTTTGGTTTGTAGCCCTTTCTAGAATATTCTATTTAGTATCCGAATTGTcatgtttttttgttttataATTGTCCTGATTTTTTATAGAGTTTTCCTCATGCATATTTCTTTCCAAAAAAAGGATTTTCCCTCTTTTATTTAAATATATGACTTACTTAACTATTTTTCTTGTTATAAATATATAAAACCTGTGGTCCTCCCTTCTGTCCGGGCCATTGCACTGATCACAGCGGTCAGCTAGCTCAGAATTCAGATTGTATTCACTCCCTTGCTTGTGAGCTACTGGAGTGCTGCTCCTTCGTCCTTTCTCACACAGTGCTTCAAGTTCAGTGTGGAATGGTCAATGGAGCAACCTGACCAACACGAATGATCGCATTGCTTCAGAATTCATCAAATCTCAGTAAAACCATAAGTTCATTCTTGTTAGATCAGCACGAAAGGCAGAACCTCAATATGATCAAGCTTCAATGTTTTTCAGGTTTCTAACATATTCAGTTATTCACATACATGAATGTATATATGCTGCTTACTTCAGGTTGTCAACATTTTAAGCAACATACAGACCATACCCTGCCTTAACATCGGTGTTCTGTTTTTCAATGCACATCGTCCCACAAAGTATTACTCCAGCTACGTAGTCTGCACTCAAAGATAAAGATGATGCGCGCATTCAGTTTCAGTACACTAGCAACATTCAAGTTGTTTTGGTATTCCCCTTCTCCTTCGGTCAGAGACAGCAGCCACACAAAAACTGGATCCTGACGGAAATTTTGAGCCACTTAAAGAAGTTTGACCTAGGATAAACCAAGAAGATCGATTAATTTGGAATGGAAATTTGGAACCGAAGGAATTCATCAGCTTTGCACTAGTCTACAAGTATAACCTTGAGATATTTGAGCGGTACATTTCCAGCAGGGCTTCTCTAAAATATTACTGTAGCATGAAGATCAATAGTGGTATCCTTGCTTCCAACATAAATCGAGGCAATCATCTGAATGAATAATATCATCCCATTCTCTTTTTCCATTTTCAGTTTGTGCCGGTACCTGCCTCTACATCTGATTTGCGAACCGTCTGCAACAAAATGTGTCACTGATTCCTGTAGATCTGCAGCACAAATACATTTCTTCGTGAGAGATGAAGAACATATACAGGCATGGAAGCAACAGGCTGACAAGCAGTTAAACTTCAGCAAACAACTTATGGCTTACTGTATCTTTGAATATTGGCAAAACCTTTGTGTGCTTAGGAAAAGCTGGCAAGCACAAGTTGCTCAAAAGTTTACTGATGGAGCACTAACCGAGGCGAATGCCAGCATCCCAAGTGATATTCCTCGGTATTTCTAACATTCCCCTCTCCTCAAAACTCGCTTAATTGAAGGCCGCTACAGCTGCGACATCCCTGGTAAGGGAAAATGCTTGTGGCCGTTGCCTGTAGAGAGCTCCACACCACACCATCCACTGAATTCCGAGCACCAAACAAGAGCACTCCTTGGCTGCTACTCCTAGCAAATCTCTTCCAAATGGATGACAAATCCAAACTTGGTTAAGTATGTTGAGAAGCTACACTAGTAACTGCTTATGATAAGTGGCAACCTAAAACTGAACCAACTCCAAAGGAACACCAGTGACGTGATAGCATAGATTCAGAATTACTTCTCACGTCTCTCCTCAACTCAAGTAAAACTGGTTCCCTGGCGGCCTTGGGCTGCTCTGCAACAAACAATGCCAAATCCTCCCCCCGGGTTGTGCGACAAGCGGCTCCAACTCCGATCGGAATTAACATACTTCCTACCAGTTGGTTGCGAAAGCAGCATAGCCATATATGTTGCTCTCGAATTCCTCTGCATTGGGTTGCACTCTCCTCTTGTGAGCACTGCCTGATGGCCCAATTCTTGAGCTCCTGATTAATTAGTACTACCCTCCCAATATCTATTATATGTCACACGAACCATACCATTGAATTGATTTCATCACTCCAATTGATAATCTAGAAAATATGTTCCAAACCAACCGAAACAGAGGGAGCAATTGCAACTGTTGATGTTATGCGAAACAGGAGCGGGTGAGCGGTGGTCGGCTGTTGTGGGCTTTTGCATACAGAATGCTACAAAATTTCTTACATTTTAGTCATCGGTTTTGCACTTGTGTAGTAACCTTGAGGCATGAAGATCAATAGTGGTGGTATGCATGCACCATCGCTATGAACAGTTGACACAAATCTATGCTCTGTGGCGTAACACATGCACATGTAAACACCCAGGAACAAGCACGAGCTCGAAGTAAATCTGGACCTTCGACAGGAGTTTAATCAACTATTCTTTTATTTTATGAGTCTTGACTGAATAAGCTAGTGCCAAGCAAAGCAAAACAAGCCAACAGGCCGAGTTCAATCAACTCTTCATTAACAGGCCAATAGAAACAAAACAATGTTCTATGTGAACA
This sequence is a window from Aegilops tauschii subsp. strangulata cultivar AL8/78 chromosome 7, Aet v6.0, whole genome shotgun sequence. Protein-coding genes within it:
- the LOC109776181 gene encoding disease resistance protein RGA5; the protein is MEAAARALTPVLRKLGELLAREYNLENRVKKGVQSLLIELEMMHAVLREVGKVPLYQLQEPVRIWAGKVRDLSCDMEDAVDDFLVRVGEGSGSKPTDMRTRVKKFLKKTTKLFVKGKALHQICDAIEEAQDLAKELADLRKRYELDMCSTTSGATIDPRVLALHKNVEELVGVDRTRDELIKTLICEDGSPKEQLKTISIVGVGGLGKTTLTKAVYEKIKTQFDCVAFVLVGQNPDIKKVFKDLLYGLDTEKFSDIHNTTRDENLLIKQISDYLVDKRYLIVIDDIWEEQIWRCINCALYKNKLHSRVITTTRNMSVSEACLSSSDDMIHKMKPLSDEESQILLHRRIFQSEEKCPEDLRAVSREILKKCGGVPLAIITIASLLVSNQRIKQKEEWMHVHSSMGRGVTEGGIVKDMKRILSLSYYDLPSHLKACLLYLSIFPEDFEINRDLLIWRWLAEGFIQCDKDETRLFEIGKSYFNELMNRSLIQPAETNYEGTVVTCRIHDMVLDLICSLSSEENFISILDNAEWNAPNPQRKFRRLSLHNIKAKVQNHQIESTSLSKVRTFAVFSPVTCDWLPSLSSFQFLRVLDLGNCGSHESSSGISLKYVGNLIHLRYLGLKDADVRELPMDIGKLQLLQTLDIRDTSIKELPASVVQLRNLICLRVNYRVRPPKGMGSLMSLEVLEQVGLPSSPHIAEELIHLTEVRTLSIDCANMNEDLIDILIKSLGNLHKLQNLSIIYGGGLIDRMRESWVPPPNLRSFYSWCPSFPAWFSRLPKWVNSSSLPHLSTMKIDVEELQGDDIRIIGMLPALRFLRLAAKRVMGRLVVRANAFPSARSCVFRGFLTPPCLFPPGAMPRVQRLDFKVSARSIASGQVDCGMGHLPSLEHVRVSLWCENSSDEEMETAKAWLRRAAEAHPKCPTIQIHVSQGLEDHESSFPEYGLNKILESGTVIPSVAVNVVPTFR